The Prosthecobacter dejongeii genome contains a region encoding:
- a CDS encoding SMI1/KNR4 family protein yields the protein MKVHPLTTDLQWDAEAPATAADLRALAAATPYALPEAYLDWLRRGNGGDGPISLDPGWLVCWCAEDVPVANAEYGVPFLAPGFWAFGSNGREELLAFDFRSSPAAIVMLPLEGLAPEEAIRLTPSFEEFLELAFQREG from the coding sequence GTGAAAGTTCATCCGCTAACGACCGACCTGCAATGGGACGCTGAGGCCCCGGCCACCGCCGCAGATCTGCGTGCCCTGGCTGCTGCCACTCCCTACGCCTTGCCCGAAGCCTACCTCGACTGGCTGCGCCGGGGAAATGGGGGTGATGGCCCCATCTCACTAGACCCTGGCTGGCTGGTCTGCTGGTGCGCGGAAGATGTGCCCGTGGCGAATGCCGAATACGGTGTGCCCTTCCTCGCTCCTGGTTTCTGGGCCTTCGGCAGCAATGGGCGCGAGGAACTGCTGGCCTTTGACTTCCGCAGCAGCCCCGCTGCCATCGTCATGCTGCCCCTGGAGGGCCTCGCCCCCGAAGAAGCCATCCGCCTGACCCCCAGCTTCGAGGAGTTTCTCGAACTCGCCTTCCAAAGAGAAGGCTGA
- a CDS encoding glutamine amidotransferase: MTDLALQHPERLALALGLLAVALVLLVLGYRRTSWRGPTRWVAFACKATAWALLALCLTDPVATRRQPKTGENEVLIVADNSASLSIAEQPGQPTRAAQLRSALNADQTTPPAWIEELGKSFRVKTLLADDRLQSVADFRGLDSTGPRSELHRALTTLSSGGPGSRVAAIVLLSDGSPTDAPATAPSPAGPRIPIFTVQVGLAAPQPDLHLLQHSLTQTCFEDTPITLTAQVAGHGFSGQEIAVAVMDEAGKTVASEKLRLTKDDTAHTVRLRFPTVKPGVSFYRLLVLQAALLPKLPQGEWKTLAQEATLANNERLLSVDRGAGPYRILYVSGRPNWEYKFMRRALLGDDEIQMPSLIRIAKREPKFEWRGRTGETSNPLFRGFGQQAEAQRYDQPVLIRLGTRDAQELSDGFPKTPEDLFGEYRAIVIDDLEAAFFTQEQMNLIERFVSERGGALLMLGGQECYQAGGYDHTPIGRMLPVYLDRISQAPALQNARLNLTREGWLEPWTRLRPNREEDEKRLAKMPAFQAVNQTFSIKPGASVIATVSGDEQEALPALASHRFGEGRVSALMVADLWRWGLSDEAAAQDHQRAWRQMMRSLVVDVPDRLQITATPQADRVKLQVRVRDRAFIPVDDALVKIAITTPDAQTSTLYAEPSLKEPGLFEADFYPRQPGPYRAVAEVRAPPTAEAQTAGTSTHSTLLLGGPATGWAHDPLTAEFAHLKPGTEGLTNLAKESGGQALHLADVAQLPELLKNIRVPVEETLSTPLWHTPWFFLLILALLTLEWYLRRRHGLA, from the coding sequence ATGACTGACCTCGCCCTCCAGCACCCCGAGCGTCTTGCGCTCGCCCTCGGCCTCCTTGCCGTCGCGCTGGTCCTCCTCGTCCTCGGCTACCGCCGCACCTCCTGGCGCGGCCCCACCCGCTGGGTCGCCTTCGCTTGCAAAGCCACCGCCTGGGCCCTGCTCGCCCTTTGCCTCACCGATCCCGTCGCCACCCGTCGCCAGCCCAAAACGGGTGAGAACGAAGTCCTCATCGTCGCCGATAACAGCGCCTCCCTCAGCATCGCCGAACAGCCCGGCCAGCCCACCCGCGCCGCCCAGCTCCGCAGCGCCTTGAATGCCGATCAAACCACCCCACCCGCCTGGATCGAAGAGCTGGGAAAAAGCTTCCGTGTCAAGACCCTCCTCGCCGATGACCGCCTGCAAAGCGTGGCCGACTTTCGAGGCCTGGACTCCACCGGCCCCCGGTCAGAGCTGCACCGCGCTCTCACCACTCTGAGCAGCGGCGGCCCCGGCAGCCGCGTCGCCGCCATCGTCCTCCTCAGCGATGGCTCCCCTACCGATGCACCCGCCACCGCACCGTCACCCGCCGGGCCCCGCATCCCCATCTTCACCGTCCAGGTTGGCCTCGCCGCCCCCCAGCCAGATCTCCACCTCCTCCAGCACAGCCTCACCCAGACCTGCTTTGAGGACACCCCCATCACCCTCACCGCCCAGGTCGCCGGACACGGCTTCAGCGGTCAGGAAATCGCCGTCGCTGTCATGGATGAGGCTGGAAAAACCGTCGCTAGTGAAAAACTCCGCCTAACCAAAGATGACACCGCACACACCGTCCGTCTGCGTTTCCCGACTGTGAAACCCGGCGTGTCCTTTTACCGCCTGCTCGTCCTCCAGGCCGCTCTTTTGCCCAAGCTTCCCCAGGGTGAATGGAAGACCCTCGCCCAAGAAGCCACCCTGGCCAATAACGAACGCCTCCTTTCCGTGGATCGCGGCGCAGGCCCCTACCGCATCCTCTACGTCTCCGGGCGGCCTAACTGGGAGTACAAATTCATGCGCCGCGCCCTCCTCGGCGATGATGAAATCCAGATGCCCTCCCTCATCCGTATCGCCAAACGCGAGCCTAAGTTTGAATGGCGCGGCCGCACGGGCGAGACCAGCAACCCCCTCTTTCGCGGTTTTGGCCAGCAGGCCGAAGCCCAGCGTTATGACCAGCCCGTGCTCATCCGCCTGGGCACCCGCGATGCCCAGGAACTGAGCGACGGTTTCCCTAAAACCCCAGAAGACCTCTTTGGCGAATACCGCGCCATCGTCATTGATGACCTCGAAGCCGCCTTCTTCACCCAGGAGCAGATGAACCTCATCGAGCGCTTCGTCAGCGAACGCGGCGGCGCTCTCCTCATGCTCGGCGGGCAGGAATGTTACCAGGCCGGTGGGTACGATCACACCCCCATCGGCCGCATGCTCCCAGTCTATCTCGACCGCATCAGCCAGGCCCCCGCCCTCCAAAACGCCCGGCTCAATCTCACCCGCGAAGGCTGGCTGGAGCCCTGGACACGCCTGCGGCCTAACCGAGAGGAGGATGAAAAACGCCTCGCTAAGATGCCCGCCTTCCAGGCTGTGAATCAGACCTTCTCCATCAAGCCCGGTGCCAGCGTCATCGCCACCGTCAGTGGCGATGAACAGGAGGCCCTGCCAGCCCTCGCTTCCCATCGTTTTGGCGAAGGCCGCGTCAGCGCCCTCATGGTGGCAGATCTCTGGCGCTGGGGCCTGAGTGATGAAGCCGCCGCCCAAGATCACCAGCGTGCCTGGCGGCAAATGATGCGCTCCCTCGTCGTGGACGTGCCAGATCGCCTCCAGATCACTGCCACCCCGCAGGCCGACCGCGTCAAACTCCAAGTCCGCGTGCGTGACCGCGCCTTCATTCCCGTGGATGACGCCCTCGTCAAAATCGCCATCACCACGCCCGATGCCCAAACTTCCACCCTCTACGCCGAGCCCAGCCTCAAAGAGCCCGGTCTCTTCGAGGCCGACTTTTACCCCCGCCAGCCCGGCCCCTACCGCGCCGTGGCGGAGGTGCGTGCCCCACCCACCGCCGAGGCGCAAACAGCAGGCACCTCCACGCATTCCACCTTATTGTTAGGCGGTCCCGCCACCGGCTGGGCGCACGATCCCCTCACCGCCGAATTTGCCCACCTCAAACCCGGCACCGAAGGGCTCACCAACCTGGCTAAAGAAAGCGGGGGCCAGGCCCTACACCTCGCCGATGTCGCCCAGCTCCCCGAGCTGCTCAAGAACATCCGCGTCCCCGTGGAGGAAACCCTCTCCACCCCCCTCTGGCACACCCCTTGGTTCTTCCTCCTCATCCTCGCCCTCCTCACCCTGGAGTGGTACCTCCGCCGCCGCCATGGCCTCGCCTAA
- a CDS encoding BatA domain-containing protein, producing MIWLFPLYLLGAAAVLGPILMHLRRRPPQDRVEFSSLMFLDAQTPMPVSKRRLEHWLLLLLRCLVLLLLAFMFARPLWRGEAATALGQNQATILLLDRSASMRRGDLWAQAVAQTLKALPTAPADRVAVAVWDDQLTPLWTLTEDAQSAGSRAALIRQRLQATQPGWAGTDLGLALTQAASWFSRETGLTGLTKSIVLITDFQEGSQLEALRSRVWPENIRVKIQQVSLPRAADNFSLTLAAVNAAAAARAEAEAPASTAPSTGPVATAATQRVRLGSARDSQVADYTLAWENGGGAPLSGYLPAGASRVLPVPPAGEGARVLRLNGDAWDFDNRVFIAPPQPRPVQLLFIGEETTRDQAASPLFYLSRALQKTATLLPELSVRPPSATDLPAGTDIVFIASPTLAPPLLAALRSFLQTGGLVVQVVEEATPAATLTTLADLPADSVQVAPGRPTADYLMLAEVDASQPLLRPYADERLRDFTKLRFWKHRLLTLTGPAQVQVPVIARFDNGAPALLTTAVGQGRLLWLTSGWHPADSQLALSTKFVPLLYGWLEAAGFRHEQAASLQVGDVLPSLPGIAILTPEGQTLKPTPETPLRAESVGLYTLQTQPPQFLAVNLPPEESRITPLDPAKLRELGLPLTTAEDPATAPVKAEEKERLATQEEESRQRVWLWLLAAMLATLGAETWLAGRKRTPQPTTT from the coding sequence ATGATCTGGCTCTTTCCACTTTACCTGCTCGGGGCGGCCGCCGTTTTGGGGCCCATCCTCATGCACCTGCGTCGGCGCCCGCCGCAGGACCGGGTGGAATTCAGCTCCCTCATGTTTCTCGACGCGCAGACGCCCATGCCCGTCTCTAAGCGCCGTCTGGAGCACTGGCTGCTGCTTCTCCTCCGCTGCCTCGTCCTCCTCCTCCTCGCCTTCATGTTTGCCCGGCCCCTCTGGCGGGGGGAGGCCGCCACCGCCCTCGGGCAAAACCAGGCCACCATCCTGCTGCTGGACCGCAGCGCCTCCATGCGCCGGGGAGATCTCTGGGCCCAGGCCGTGGCGCAGACGCTCAAGGCCCTGCCCACTGCCCCGGCAGACCGTGTGGCCGTGGCCGTTTGGGATGATCAACTCACCCCCCTTTGGACTCTCACCGAAGATGCCCAGTCAGCAGGCAGTCGCGCCGCCCTCATCCGCCAGCGTCTGCAGGCCACCCAGCCCGGCTGGGCGGGGACAGATCTGGGCCTCGCCCTCACCCAGGCCGCCTCTTGGTTCAGCCGTGAAACGGGTCTCACAGGCCTAACAAAAAGCATCGTTCTCATCACCGACTTCCAAGAAGGCAGCCAGCTCGAGGCCCTGCGCAGCCGCGTCTGGCCGGAAAACATCCGGGTCAAAATCCAGCAAGTCTCCCTGCCGCGCGCTGCGGATAACTTTTCCCTCACCCTCGCCGCCGTCAATGCAGCCGCGGCCGCCCGCGCCGAGGCTGAAGCCCCCGCTTCCACAGCGCCCTCCACCGGCCCCGTGGCCACCGCAGCCACCCAGCGCGTACGCCTCGGCAGTGCGCGGGATTCGCAGGTGGCAGACTACACCCTCGCCTGGGAAAACGGCGGTGGTGCGCCCCTCAGCGGTTATTTGCCCGCCGGGGCCAGCCGTGTCCTGCCCGTGCCCCCAGCCGGGGAGGGCGCACGTGTGCTGCGCCTGAATGGCGACGCGTGGGACTTTGACAATCGCGTCTTCATCGCCCCGCCCCAGCCCCGTCCCGTGCAGCTCCTTTTCATTGGCGAAGAAACCACCCGCGATCAAGCCGCCTCTCCCCTGTTTTACCTCAGTCGCGCATTGCAGAAAACCGCCACCCTCCTGCCTGAACTTTCCGTTAGGCCACCCTCGGCTACGGATTTGCCCGCAGGGACCGACATCGTCTTCATCGCCAGCCCCACGCTCGCCCCGCCGCTACTCGCCGCCCTGCGCAGCTTTCTCCAGACCGGCGGTTTAGTCGTGCAAGTGGTGGAGGAGGCCACGCCCGCCGCCACCCTCACCACCCTGGCCGATTTACCCGCAGACAGCGTCCAGGTGGCCCCGGGCCGCCCCACGGCAGACTACCTCATGCTAGCGGAGGTGGATGCCAGCCAGCCCCTACTGCGCCCCTATGCCGATGAACGCCTGCGCGACTTCACCAAGCTGCGCTTTTGGAAACATCGCCTCCTCACCCTCACCGGGCCTGCCCAGGTGCAGGTGCCCGTCATCGCCCGTTTTGACAATGGCGCACCCGCCCTGCTCACCACTGCCGTGGGGCAGGGGAGGCTGCTCTGGCTCACCAGCGGCTGGCACCCGGCGGATAGCCAACTGGCCCTCTCCACTAAGTTCGTGCCACTACTCTATGGCTGGCTGGAGGCGGCAGGATTCCGCCATGAGCAGGCCGCCTCTCTCCAGGTGGGTGATGTCCTGCCTAGCCTCCCTGGCATCGCCATCCTGACCCCAGAGGGGCAGACGCTCAAGCCCACGCCTGAAACCCCTCTGCGCGCCGAAAGTGTGGGCCTCTACACCTTGCAGACCCAGCCTCCGCAATTCCTCGCCGTGAACCTCCCGCCTGAGGAAAGCCGCATCACCCCGCTGGACCCCGCCAAGCTGCGCGAGCTCGGCCTGCCCCTCACCACCGCCGAGGATCCCGCCACTGCCCCTGTGAAGGCGGAGGAAAAAGAACGCCTCGCCACCCAGGAAGAAGAAAGCCGCCAGCGCGTGTGGCTCTGGCTCCTGGCCGCCATGCTCGCCACCCTCGGGGCCGAGACTTGGCTGGCTGGGAGAAAACGCACCCCTCAGCCCACCACCACATGA
- a CDS encoding AAA family ATPase, with translation MSDLSDSSPAAAVLSDQEAVTLLAGARERILAEVGKVIVGQIQVLDEMLIALLSGGHCLITGAPGLAKTLLVKTVAEVFDLSFHRIQFTPDLMPSDITGTEILEDTERGRQLVFKPGPVFANMILADEINRTPPKTQASLLEAMQEHQVTVAGNTMPLPQPFFVLATQNPIEMEGTYPLPEAQLDRFMLNIVIDYLSEDEEVAVVTRTTSGKSEPVQRIFHGPQLQAFHRLVKKVPIAEDVARFAVRLSAATRPGRTGVPDFINEWVSWGAGTRASQCLVLGGKTRALLQGRAHVTLEDIRAMAHPVLRHRVLINYRAEAEGVTVGKVIDRLLETVK, from the coding sequence ATGTCTGACCTTTCTGACTCTTCTCCTGCGGCTGCGGTTTTATCAGATCAGGAGGCAGTGACCCTCCTGGCGGGGGCACGGGAACGCATTTTGGCGGAGGTGGGAAAGGTCATCGTGGGGCAGATTCAGGTGCTGGATGAGATGCTCATCGCCCTGCTTTCCGGCGGGCACTGCCTCATCACCGGCGCACCCGGTTTGGCGAAGACCCTGCTGGTGAAGACGGTGGCAGAGGTGTTTGACCTCAGCTTTCACCGCATCCAGTTCACGCCAGATCTCATGCCGTCTGACATCACCGGGACGGAGATCCTGGAGGATACGGAGCGCGGTCGTCAGCTCGTTTTTAAACCCGGCCCCGTGTTTGCGAACATGATCCTGGCCGATGAAATCAACCGCACCCCGCCGAAGACCCAGGCCTCTCTGCTGGAGGCCATGCAGGAGCACCAGGTGACGGTGGCGGGGAATACCATGCCGCTGCCGCAGCCATTCTTTGTCCTGGCCACGCAAAACCCCATCGAAATGGAGGGCACCTACCCGCTGCCCGAGGCGCAGCTGGACCGCTTCATGCTGAACATCGTCATTGATTACCTCAGTGAAGATGAGGAGGTGGCCGTGGTCACCCGCACCACCAGTGGCAAGAGCGAGCCCGTGCAGCGCATCTTCCACGGGCCGCAGCTCCAGGCCTTCCACCGGCTGGTGAAAAAAGTCCCCATCGCGGAGGACGTGGCCCGTTTTGCCGTTCGCCTTTCCGCCGCCACCCGCCCTGGCCGCACGGGCGTGCCGGACTTCATCAATGAATGGGTGAGCTGGGGGGCAGGCACACGCGCCTCGCAATGCCTGGTGTTAGGCGGCAAGACCCGCGCCCTCCTCCAGGGCCGCGCCCATGTAACGCTGGAGGACATCCGCGCGATGGCCCACCCGGTGCTACGCCACCGCGTGCTCATCAACTACCGGGCCGAGGCCGAAGGCGTCACCGTCGGCAAGGTGATTGATCGGCTTTTGGAAACCGTGAAGTGA
- a CDS encoding DUF58 domain-containing protein, producing the protein MPTTLDPAALARIRSLELRAKVIVEGLWKGMHRSPYHGFSVEFSEYRAYVQGDDPRSIDWKVLARSDRTFIKKFEDETNLRCQLVVDHSRSMQFGSGPLTKADYAATLAATLALFLMQQGDAVGVTTFGPSLQEHLPARNRPGHLRRLMLELEKPAPAGATALDLSVKQLADLLRKRGLICLVSDLLAPVDRLEKQLGLLGAMGHDVVLFHVMDRAEIDFTFPKAAHFRDAETGTERFIDPATARETYLNRLNVHRDFIRRLCERQGIEYHWTPSDQPLESVLFDFLSARARKKGGPRR; encoded by the coding sequence ATGCCTACCACCCTCGATCCCGCCGCTTTGGCCCGCATCCGTTCCCTGGAGTTGCGGGCGAAGGTCATCGTCGAGGGACTTTGGAAAGGCATGCACCGCAGCCCCTACCACGGCTTTTCCGTGGAGTTCAGTGAGTACCGCGCTTACGTGCAGGGGGATGATCCCCGCTCCATTGACTGGAAGGTCCTGGCCCGCAGTGACCGCACCTTCATCAAAAAATTTGAGGATGAGACCAACCTCCGCTGCCAGCTCGTGGTGGATCACAGTCGCTCCATGCAGTTTGGCTCAGGCCCGCTGACGAAGGCCGACTACGCCGCCACTCTGGCCGCGACTCTAGCGCTCTTTCTCATGCAGCAGGGAGATGCCGTGGGCGTCACCACCTTTGGCCCCAGCTTGCAAGAGCACCTGCCCGCGCGCAATCGCCCCGGCCACCTGCGCCGCCTCATGCTGGAGCTGGAAAAGCCCGCCCCCGCCGGAGCTACCGCGCTGGATCTCAGCGTGAAACAACTGGCCGACCTGCTGCGCAAACGCGGCCTCATCTGCCTGGTTTCGGACCTGCTCGCGCCGGTGGATCGGCTGGAGAAACAACTCGGTTTGTTAGGCGCGATGGGGCATGATGTGGTGCTCTTTCACGTCATGGACCGGGCCGAGATTGATTTCACATTCCCCAAGGCTGCGCACTTTCGCGATGCCGAAACCGGCACCGAGCGTTTCATTGACCCTGCCACTGCGCGGGAGACTTACCTGAATCGCTTGAACGTCCACCGCGACTTCATCCGCCGTCTGTGTGAGCGCCAGGGCATCGAGTACCACTGGACCCCCAGCGACCAGCCTTTGGAAAGCGTGCTCTTCGATTTCCTCTCCGCTCGCGCCCGCAAAAAAGGAGGCCCCCGCCGATGA